CACACTCTTGACTGCCCTgtgggaggaaagaagaaatgattACTCTGTGTGAGGGGGAATTCAAGAGTCTCCTGCAGCACTGGCATGTCAGATTTAGCCAGTATTTAAATGTCCATCCACTTAGCAAGAGCACAGGCAAGAAGCTTAGCCTGTTTCTGTAACTAGGGCTAAGACAGCCTGAAATTAAAAGATTTGATTGCGAATCATTTAATCCTTGTTATAAGTGCAAAAGTGGAAGCCATACCACAAGGGTTAATATTGACAGGCAAGCAGAAGTGAAGTACAAAATATGAAAGCCGTGGGGCTGGGATAAATGAGGATCCTCTTTGGAAGCTGTTTCTTACCTGACTTCTCAACAGACTGTCCGTGAGAGTAGGAAGTGGAAGAAAAGGAGTGGGAGGTTCTTCCTCCTTGGACAGAGCCTTGGATTGCTCCTTGAGGCATTCTGTGCAAGGAGAGGAGTTTTAGTGAAGGGAATAAATGTAGTCGTGAGCAGACAGACTGAGACATACTGGGCAATCCATGTAACAGCTGGACTTTCCCTGGACcttacaaatatttctttatatctttttatttcacCTCCTTCCAGCTATATACTGTGAGAAGCTGTAGAGGCAGAAATGACAAAAGGCTGTACAAGTGTAGTTCTTCTACTCTCTCAGTCCAACACTGCTAGCTGCTATGCTGGCTGAAGGCAGTACATGAGTTTGGCTTTGGATGGTGATTCCTCTCATGGAATTCACTCTGAGCAAACAGGCCAGGAGGGGCTGGTTAACTGACAGCACATCGGTGGGTACACAGGTATATATCAGTGGGTAGATATGCCCCACTTCATCTATTTGATTATTAAGATTGTGATACACACGTTTCAATGCAGATACTGTGAAAAAATGTTAGATTTAGAATACAGCCAGGGACTGCTTAAAACACTGTACTCTGTCCTCTGCAAGTTTCACCAGACAAAAGACTGTGATGGAATTTATACCTCATTTACACCCAGGATACCTACACAAAGTCTTGCTGTCCTTCCTGCAGCAGTGAGCGGTACTGAGCGATCTCCTGCTCCAGGCGGGTCTTGATGCCCAGCAGCATCTTGTACTCCTGGTTCTGGCTCTCCATCTCGCAGCGGATGCTGCCCAGCTCCTCCTCTACGGAGTTAATCTGCCCTTGGATTTGTTGCAGCAGGCAGCCGTAGCGAGATTCGGTTTCTGCCAAGGAGTTCTCCAGCGAGTTTTTCTAGGAGAGGAAAGGCAGGAGGGTAGCACCAGAGCTCTACGTCCCCTGCCCGACGAGGGAGCTTCCCGTCACGAGGAGGAGAGAGCCCGAGCACCCCTGCCCCAGTACCGTGCTGAGCTGCGCCTGCAGTTCGATCTCCAGGTTCTGCATTTCGCGTCTCAGTTCCGTGAGCTGGTGGGTGCTTGTCTGGATGTCCTGGCTGCTGGAAGTGACCTGGCGGTTGACCTCTTCGATCTGCAGGAGCAAAGCAGCAAGCACATTGGGAGTTAGAAAATCCCTTTGCGGAGCAGTTGGCTGGCTGAGGGTCAGGTAGGCAGCAAGCCTTCCCCTTTGCTTTCCACCCATCCTTGTCCCTCAGACCTGGCCTACTGCCCTCCCCACTGCAGCCTTTTCCTTCTTGGCCCTCCCTTGCCGTGCAAGGGAGATGATGGGAGCACTTCAGCATTGCTCCGTACCTTGACTTCATACCACTGCTCAACCTCTCTGCGGTTCTTCTCAATGATCTGCTCATATTCGCATCTCAGGTCGTTTAGTATCTTTGTCAAGTCTTCACCAGGAGCAGCATTGACCTCCACGCTCACGTCGCCACCGGTCTGAGACTGCAGCATTCTGAGTTCCtgcagggaaaggagaagagaagcaaaGAGCACCGGTCATTCCTTCTGCTGAGGACAGCAGGTGAAGCAGTATTGAGATTCTCTTGGTGGTATTTTAAACATGGAGCTCTGCTGAAAGAAAACTTAAGCTGAAATATAACGTGGATGTTACTGGTTTGAAGATGCACTGACATTGAGAGGTACTACTAAACAGAACAGTCCTAtcaacttattttttatttcatctccAGTGTGTGATCCAATATGTCTGATTAAGATTTTGGATATCATAGCcataaaggttttattttcagattaagcTTACTTATTATGGCTGCAATTCATTTCACACTGGTGTGTATTATAGCCTGTCCAAACCTGTGCTACCCAAGAAAACTTGTGTCTGAAATACATAGTATTTGGTCATTAGTATTGTGTAAAGAACTAGTTCGTACCTCTTCGTGGTTTCTCTTAATGGCAATCAGCTCCTCCTTCAGAGACTCAAGCTCAGATTCCAGTGAAGTCCGAGTGTGGGTCAGTTCATCCAGAAGATTTCTCAAGCCATTGATATCAGCCTCCACAGTTTGACGGATGACCAGCTCGTTCTCATACCTTTTACCACAGAAGAGAGAAGCATTACACACGCATTTCATTACAACCTGTTGGCTTGTCCCTTCCTCTTGGGGCAGGGCATCATCTCCTGAATTCCTGAATTTCATAAATTCAAGACAGAAAAGACACGCGGGGTTCCCAGAGATACTCACTTCATGCGGAAGTCATCAGCAGTCATCTTGCTGTTATCAATCTCCAGGAGCATCTTGTTGTTGTCCACAGTGGCAGAAATGATCTGCAAAAGAGGAAGTTGGAGAGGAGTTTGAGTTCAAGACatagaggagaagaagaaaggagaccCAAAGCTTTGAGAGGGCTTTGTTGTGGATCTTAGACTTGTTTCTTGCAGTGATGCAGGAAGTCATTGAAATGCCGTGCCATAAGAACTGGCGTGTGCTAGGTTTTGCCTATACCAGACATTTTGGCCAAAGAGCATTTTGATGGAGGAAAGAATGGAAGAACATTTATGCGGTGAGGACACCGACACCTTTGGGTTTGTGCACTCAGTGTATCAGGAAGCACAGTCTTTGTGCCTGATGAATTTGTGCCATTATTGTAAAAACTGGCTGTAAGGGAAGGCCTCGGTCCATCCAGGCATTTTATATAGAAGTGTGCAAAACCAGAGGGAATTCAGATCTTGCAGTCCTTGGAAGATCTTTCTGCTTTGGCTTTGCACTGCATCCAGCTGAATGGGATGGGAGTGGTGGGGAAAGAAAGACTGGAAAcctccctggagctgctggcacagcgTGGGGTTTAAGCTGCATGCACCAGCAGGTTTGGGCTATTCCCCCTGAGCACAGCTGTGCCCTTATGGGTCGGTGAGAGCTTTGCTTGATGGGGAGCTAGGCAGTGGGCTCAACTCTGCAGGCTTCTGGCTGTTGGGCAGCATCAGGCTGCCCCCAAGCTACctgccagcccccaggagccagggCAGTGGCAAGGCCTCACTCCGGGGCATTAGTGCAGGCCAGAGGCATGTGCATTGGTCTGACCTACCTGGTTCTGGAGCTGCTCAATGGTCTGGTAGTAGGCGCTGTAGTCCTTTGAGGCAGTGGGAGCTTGCTTGCTGTACCACTCACGGATGTGGTGCTCGAGCTGagcattttcttcctccagCCTCCGCACCTTGTCCAGGTAGGAAGCCAGGCGGTCGTTGAGGTTCTGCATGGTGACCTTCTCATTGCCGCTCAGCAGGGCATCTCCCCCCATCCCAAAGCTTCCTGCAAACCCACCACCGAAGCCTCCTCCCATCCCAGCACCGAAGCCTCCTCCCATCCCAGCACCAAAGCCTCCTCCCATCCCAGCGAAGCCCCCAGCAACGCTGCCAGCGCTCATGCCGCCCCCATAGCCGATGCTGCACACTCCCCCTGCAGAGCTCCCCCCGCCGATGACGGAGGAGGCATATCGCCTGCAGGACATGGAGGAGCTCCGgccaccactgccaccaccgCAGatgcctccagctcctccgcTCCTGTAGGAGGTACTTGATGTCCTCTTGATGCTGCAGCTCATTGTGGAAGCTCTCAGATGTCCCCAAATGCAAAGCCCCTGCACAGCTGGATAGAAGAAATCAGAGTGCTGCCTTCTGCCCTCTCCGGTGCCTTTTTATATGGTGCTGGGTGGGTGTCACCTCTCAGGCAGCCCAGCTTCCCATGAGGTTTGCCAGCCGGAGTGCTCACGCCAAAAGTGATGTGCTAAGGGGAATTTCTTTTGGGACCTGAGACAGCCCTCCCCATAGGTATTGTGTGTGCATGCTGATTCACAGAAAGCATTCACAGTAATTTTGGGTG
This portion of the Anas platyrhynchos isolate ZD024472 breed Pekin duck chromosome 28, IASCAAS_PekinDuck_T2T, whole genome shotgun sequence genome encodes:
- the LOC110354560 gene encoding keratin, type I cytoskeletal 19-like; the protein is MSCSIKRTSSTSYRSGGAGGICGGGSGGRSSSMSCRRYASSVIGGGSSAGGVCSIGYGGGMSAGSVAGGFAGMGGGFGAGMGGGFGAGMGGGFGGGFAGSFGMGGDALLSGNEKVTMQNLNDRLASYLDKVRRLEEENAQLEHHIREWYSKQAPTASKDYSAYYQTIEQLQNQIISATVDNNKMLLEIDNSKMTADDFRMKYENELVIRQTVEADINGLRNLLDELTHTRTSLESELESLKEELIAIKRNHEEELRMLQSQTGGDVSVEVNAAPGEDLTKILNDLRCEYEQIIEKNRREVEQWYEVKIEEVNRQVTSSSQDIQTSTHQLTELRREMQNLEIELQAQLSTKNSLENSLAETESRYGCLLQQIQGQINSVEEELGSIRCEMESQNQEYKMLLGIKTRLEQEIAQYRSLLQEGQQDFVMPQGAIQGSVQGGRTSHSFSSTSYSHGQSVEKSGQSRVC